A genomic stretch from Falco naumanni isolate bFalNau1 chromosome 8, bFalNau1.pat, whole genome shotgun sequence includes:
- the UBE2D2 gene encoding ubiquitin-conjugating enzyme E2 D2 isoform X3 — MALKRIHKELNDLARDPPAQCSAGPVGDDMFHWQATIMGPNDSPYQGGVFFLTIHFPTDYPFKPPKVAFTTRIYHPNINSNGSICLDILRSQWSPALTISKVLLSICSLLCDPNPDDPLVPEIARIYKTDREKYNRIAREWTQKYAM, encoded by the exons ATGGCGCTGAAGAGAATCCACAAG GAGTTGAATGATCTGGCACGTGATCCTCCAGCACAGTGTTCAGCAGGGCCTGTTGGTGATGACA tgttCCACTGGCAAGCTACAATAATGGGACCA AATGACAGTCCCTATCAAGGTGGAGTATTTTTCTTGACAATTCACTTCCCAACAGATTATCCCTTCAAACCACCTAAG gttGCATTTACAACAAGAATCTATCATCCAAATATTAACAGTAATGGCAGCATTTGTCTTGATATTCTACGATCACAGTGGTCCCCAGCACTAACTATTTCAAAAG TACTTTTGTCCATCTGTTCTCTGTTGTGTGATCCCAATCCAGATGATCCATTAGTGCCTGAGATTGCACGGATCTACAAAACAGATAGAGAAAA GTACAACAGAATAGCTCGGGAATGGACTCAGAAGTATGCGatgtaa